The following DNA comes from Oreochromis niloticus isolate F11D_XX linkage group LG23, O_niloticus_UMD_NMBU, whole genome shotgun sequence.
AACTTGGTGTCGCACGGGCGGTCAGCCATGGTGTCCAGCATGGCCTCTATACTGGAGGGAGCGGGGGACTATCGCCCAGACCACGCTTTGTCTGGCCCCCTGCATCCGGCTATGACCATGTCGTGCGACTCCGGGATGAGCCTGAGCAGCACCTACACCACGCTGACGCCGCTACAGCACCTGCCCCCCATATCCACGGTCTCGGAGAAATTTCACCATCCACACCCGCATGCTCACCACCATCCAGCACACCAGAGACTTGCAGCTGGGAATGTCAGCGGCAGCTTCACCCTGATGAGAGACGACCGAAGCCTCGCCTCTATGAGTAACCTCTATGGCCACTACCCCAAAGACATGTCCGGGATGGGGCAGCCCTTGTCGCCCCTGTCCAACGGGCTCGGGTCTTTGCACAGCTCCCAGCAGACTCTCAGCGCCTACGGTCCCGGAGCTCACCTCTCCAACGACAAGATGCTCTCCTCGGGGGGGTTCGAGTCTCACGCAGCCATGCTGTCCAGGGGTGAAGAGCACTTGGCCCGCGGTCTCGGGGGTCACGGGGGCGGGCTAATGACCTCCTTGAACGGTATACATCATCACAGCCATCCGCACTCTCAGGCAAACGGATCCATGCTCTCAGACCGAGACAGGCAGACGGTGGTGGGAGGCGGGCAAGGTGCTGGGTCAGGGCAGGTGGAAGAGATAAACACCAAGGAGGTGGCACAGCGAATAACAGCAGAGCTCAAGCGCTACAGCATCCCCCAGGCCATCTTTGCTCAGAGGATCTTGTGTCGGTCCCAGGGAACTCTGTCTGACCTGCTGCGGAATCCTAAACCTTGGAGTAAACTCAAGTCGGGCCGAGAGACGTTCAGGAGGATGTGGAAGTGGCTCCAGGAGCCCGAGTTCCAGCGGATGTCAGCGCTGCGGCTTGCAGGTGAGTGAGGAGACAGCCTGAGTGATGTGGAGGGATCAATTAGAAGTCAATGTGGCGAGACTGTCAATAGCAGCTCAAATAGACATTAGTAGAAGTTATTAGTCGATTGTATCGAGTAAAAGTTCATCATGACAGTTGGGGTGTTAAATGTTGAGGGAGATCTATATTTTGATTGATGCTACAATGCGCAGTAGTATAAACAGACATTGTGTGATAAACAAAAGAGAAGCGCTGTCTGTCAAAAACAGACAGACTCCAAAGCAAACCGAGTCTGCTCAGACACTTTTGGCTTTACGCACGTTTACGCACGAGTACAGTATGCATGCGTGCATCCGTCTTCCTCTGTCtcactcttcttcctctctctctctctctctctctctctcacacacacacacacacacacacacacacacacacacacacacacacacacacacacacacacacacacaggcacgcacgcacgcacgcacgcagaAAGAGGCTAAACAAAGGAACTCAGAGCTAGAAGTGAAATTGATTACATCTTACTTGAAAGGTAAACGCTACACTTTGATATCATTGTGCTCCGAACacccagttttatttatttaacaaacctCATCTAATTCTTTGGCGCTCTCCTTGTCAAATATGCGCGTGGTCACAAACAAGGATCGTCTGAGGCCTGGCCAAAGAGTCTGGGGAGCATGACCTCCTATGGATCAATATTCCAGGTCCAGGCGTCCCCTTTCAGAGTAGCGCAGTGATAAATGATCGATCTGGATCTGTAAGACACAAACAGATGCGTCTTTCTCTGGTCTGTGTTGTCCCCTCTTCTCTCTGGGATCTCTGTCTACTAATTTGATTTAAGGCCTATTTAGTCATTGTGCTGAGAAATTGTTTATTGCGGTTTGTGAAGTTATATGAGATCTCAGCTTAACAGGACAAATACTAAATGTGGCACAAAGCCTCTCTGCCTCAGCATTTCGGTTTTCTGAATGGTTCGCCACTTTGATCCATCGTTTCGATTTTTATCGCGCAAAGATTGTCACATTAAAGGCTGTGATTTGAACCCAAATCTCTGCCCACTTTAAAGTCTTTAACACTTGCAACCTGATTAATAGGATATAAATGAAAACAAGCGCCACGGTGGAGTTAATACAAAGATGTGAGTGAAAGGTTCCCCATCATTGATGTTTCTGTAAAGGCCTTGTTTAGACGGCTGCTCTTCCAAACGTCAATCAGCGCTTCTGCGTCGTATTTCAGTGAACAGTTCAATTAAGCAGATATAGTGGCATATTTTAGTTCCAGTCAATGCCCTATTGAAAAGCACTTAATGGCATGTAAATTGTTCCTTTGCGTATTTAGTGGGGTTCTGGTAAATAAAGATTTAAACACTCCACAATTGTCTCTTTAAGTGCCACTGCTGTTAAAGCTAATTGGGCTGTGGGGTTTTATATCTTCCACACCCGGCACCAGGATAAAACCCTCAATTCAACTAGCATGCTGGAGTGGCACAGTCCTGTGCAGCACACGGCTGCCGCATATTTGAATGTGCTCAGGTCCAGGACAGACTAGAGGTGCTCAGTGGTGAACGAAAATAAGAGCTGCAGTGTTTTACCACATTTTAGTTTTCCAGAAAGTGCAAATGTTATCAACATTATATGAATAAATGAAGTTTATTCGAAATTCCCAGCACACCATTAATAAATGCTTAGCTTTCTTTTTGGAAACAGCTGATTTTTAAGCCTTCACTGTGCATCAACCTGCTGCCACAGTAGATACAAGGACACTCTAGGTGggttaaaatgacaaatgactCGTATGTAAATGCAGGGAGCAACATTTTACTCATTGCATTTAAAATCACAATTATCCTCGGCTTTCATGTGGGTTGGGAGTGGGAGTTGGGGGAGGCGGGTGGGGGTTTTGATGCTGAAAGTGAGGCTGGGCCATACTCGCTCGGCCACATCAATCAATAAATTCAAATTACTATTCCAAATTCATCACAGTCACACGAATCAATGCAGCTGCCCTGCTTAGCTAATGCGAAAATACCAGTGTCCGCGCGCACACACATGACAATTCACTCCCGACAGGAAAAACAGAGCAGAGGTGCGCACGTTTGGATGGGGGATGTGTGTCCTTCACGCTTAACATCTCCTAATGCTTTCTCCACTTACTGTGTTCTTCATATGCAGACCTGTAACACACGGGCCACGTaaacaaaaggcatttccaCACTCTGAACAAcagcgatcgtggctcaagagttgggagttcgccttgtaatcggaaggttgccggttcgagccctggcttggacagtctcggtcgttgtgtccttgggcaagacacttcacccgttgcctactggtggtggtcagagggcccggtggcgccagtgttcggcagcctcgcctctgtcagtgcgccccagggtggctgtggctacaatgtagcttgccatcaccagtgtgtgaatgtgtgtgtgaatgggtggatgactggatatgtaaagcgctttggggtccttagggactgttaaagcgctatataaatacaggccatttaccatttaccattatgCAGACGGCTGTTGTGTAAGCAGGCAGCTTTAAGAGAGACGCGGGCAGAGTGAGGTTTGGGGGGCATTTAAAGATCGCATTAACGATGAAAACAATTCGTCTTTGCATCTGTGTTGAATTCCACACTCCATCTCAATGTATTTGGTCGAGTCAATACAGCCCTGATCGATAAGGATAGCCAGTGCATCTATCAATTATCCCGCCTCAGCACTCTCTCCCATTGGTTTCTCCCCTGGAGCAGAAGGGAGGGGGGAAGGCAGGAGCCGGAAAAGGTTGGGAAAGGGGAcagctggtttaaaaaaaaaaacacccctgcacatatttttcttttctgttatcATGTTCCGTTTGTTTATGGGGTGTATAATCCCTCGTTTGTTCTTTGGAGGGTTCGTGCATCCGGGTAATGTTCACCTTTTTCCAACAGATGTTGGACAACACGGAAAATATCATCAGAAAAAATACATTCCAGGAATATCCGCTTCGCTTCCTTTCATTTACCAGTGATAATGTGCCATGGCATGCCAGGGtccccccctttctctctctctctctcaaaaaaagaagaagaaaaaaagaaaagcgcAGTAGGTTCATTTCCATCTGAATGGCCGGGGCACGTGCCAGGGTGTGGAGGTCAAGACCCACAGGACACAGAGGAAAAACATTGTTGAGAATGACGGTGGGAGGCCTCTATTCATGTTTCAATGGACTACACGCAGTTTACACAGGCCTAATCCTGGAGCTATACTCCAGCTCATCCACCACCATCCCCCCCATCAGCGTCACTCTGCGCCCTTTCCTCTCTGCACTAATCCATTCATTTTCCTGGgtaaatatatgtttttattaagATCCCCAGCCCATTTCCATTCCTTACAACGCACGGCCTTCATTTTGGTTAGGGGTTCATCATTTTGAGATAAACTCAGGCTTTTATACCAAACTGATGAATTCTGGGtgttttgtatattttaattaaattgttgcttttctttaaattaaatgGATGTGTGTTGGTCTGTGTGTCGCACACAGAAGGTTATAGTTGGTTAAAGCTTTGTGTTTATGTCTACAAAGCGTTTTCCTGCTGGTCAGTTTCTGGCGCTGTCCAGAGTGCTGAAATATCCACCGCAGGTTTGAGGACAGTCCAAGGTGGTGATCTGGAGTTTTCCAAATACATACTTGATACCGTTCTTGTGGCCTCTAAACACCATTATTTCATCCAACAGCTTCCACCCAGCGATCAATATTACAATCCACAATCGCGTCAATCACACCACCACGCATCCTACTTTCCAGTCCAGCACGGAGCCCATCGGGGTTTCCATTTAAATCACATCTCCAGCTTCTTTTAGCAGCTGCAGATACAAAGTGGAGGTCATATTTATTTTGGGATCTTCACGGAAATATCCTGACGTAACAAAAATGCCTAAAAGGtgtgctcttttttttatttttaatccagTATAACGGGTTTCACTGGTAGAAACATTAAGAAGTGATTGATGGGGGATAATCtcaaacagcatttttttttacatgaaaagATGGCTTGATGCTGGCCTGCGAAATAATCGACTGGTACGTTAATAATTGATGTATGAGGGGAAGATAGGGGAGTAAACAGTGCAGCTGTGGTTTCAGAGCTTCGTTGTTCGTTAAGCACAGCATCATGTGCTGTAAGTACTGAGACACGCATGTACAAGCATCGCCGTTTCAATCCCCTGGTGGGAGGGCAACAGTCATTTTCTTGAGGTTATACCTCGAGGCTATTTTGTTTAAATCCCGAGTTCAGTGAAGCTCATTCCAAATGAAATGACATTATCTGTAGCCTCGTGTGGAGAGGCTGGCGGGCTGGACTcctaaacaaacacagagaaatcCTAATGTTCGAGTGTGAAATAAGGACTTATAATAATGCACCGCTGGAGTCATGCTGGAACTGCGAAACAGCACAAAGTAAAACCATATACGTTCATTCCCACAGGATAGTGTTTTACCACCAGCACCGCGCAAATGTCGCCTCCTCCATTTCTTCTCTCCAGTATGTGTGTGATCGGGATGCAGAGTGCGTCTGCGCCAATTGTTAAGGCCGATCTGGTGAGCCCTGAATCTGTATCGATTTCCATTCCCCGGCATCTCCTTTCCATCTCTGGAGCTGCGCCATACGGCCATGCAACCCCCTCCATCTCCGCCATACAACACCTTTCCTCCCATTAACAGCTCACCTTTCATAACACATAACAGGGCGAATCTTACGGAGCTGTCAAGTGAAAGTCTGAGAGTTAGGCTTCCCTCTAAGGCTGTGCTATGGTGGGATTAGCAGCGAGAGACGACTCACAGTTCACATTCGTTTAACCTCTTTTTGCTCATTACACATCCCACCCACACTGGCCGTCCCGCACAGCCGGCTCTGACCACGTCGACCTTATTATTCAaaataatgtcattttaatagAAATCAGATTAGCCTGACTGAAGCGGAGCCCGCGTCGTCTCTCCCACGTCTTCATCCGTTGCTCTCACAGCGCGCGCACGTTCCAATTCACACGGGGTGCGTGGTTAGCAATTATAAATGCAGCAGCGCTCCGTACAGTCTCCAATACCGTCTCTTCCATTTTAGATGATCAATTCCTACGCTGCTCAGTCGCCCCCTCGCCAAACCGGATCGATAGGAGAGAATGACCTTTAAATCAAATTGCTGGCAGAGTCAACGGCATGCACGCGGATCGCATCAAAGGGTTAATGGCACCGCGCGCGTCCCCGTCTTTccaagtaaaaacacaaaaggtcCAAAGCAAAGATAATCCTAATTTAATCTCGCTGTTCGTGCACGCGCTTTGGAGTTCAATAGGTGCAcaaaaggattttaaatgtgAAATGAGCTAATCGCCAGTGGAGCTGAGGCCTGAAAACGGACAATATCGCCGTTATAATGTCGTTATAACAGGTGTTATTATAACAACACCTTTTATAATGACACCGCGGGCCTTTGTCTGCAGACTGTGGTGGTTTGCATAAGAGCATCAGTAAGTGAGGACTCCAAAGAGCAGCTGGTGAGCAATTAAAATGTTGACCGGAGTTATGTAACGCCGGGGTGCCCCCGAAAAAACACACGCTCTGCTAGCTCCTGTGCGCGTGCACAGTGCCGACATTCCTGCCAGGCGTCTTTTCAGTCGCTCCAAACTGTTAATTTTATCGTGATCTGTGCAAGTTCGTCATCAGCCCTGATTTATTCCATGCGGTAATTGGCTGTGCTATTTTCCAAATGTCTCTGATACTTCAGGAAATAAGTAACAGATTACTTTTTTGGGTGGGGATTGGGGATTTGAGCAACCAAAACCACCGCTGGTTATAAATCAGTGTCCAGCGGCGTCGAAGCAGCAGCGATTCCGCACACTCCCCTCTTATCTGGCGCTCTGACAAGCCATCGGTTATTAAAGGCCCGATAATGGCTCGTTTAATGCGCAGGATAAGAACAGAAGGCAAGGACACTGTCCGCGCAATTAAAGACGAGAAAGGCGGATATCCATTTGATCAGTGTAAgactttaaataataataaaataaattattaatgtAGCATCGCATTAAAGGAGATCCATAAGGTAGAAAGAAAAATTATGAATTTGAGTGAAAAACTCAAATAAGAAATAATCGCAAAAATTAGTCTTTTGTAAAATTGTTTCACTCgccaagggggaaaaaatatttGACAGACACAAAAGAAGATTAAATTATTTAACTGAAATTTAGCTCACACTGTAAAATAGTTTGTAAACAATGTTTTgggtgtaaaataaataaataaaataaaataaataaaaaacaggtaaaaatcaTATctgggaagaaagaaagaagcctGCAGATGGTTCGTATGTATGGAGCCTTAAGTCTTCCTGGGGTCGATCACAACCAAAccgcaacacacacacacacacacacacacacacacacacacacacacacacacacacacacaggaacacCGCTTATCGTACCCACAGATGCAACCCGAAACTCCGGTTGGGCAACCCCACACAGATCAACAAAGGAACAAAACGACTGTGAAATCAATTGATGAATGAATCGATGTCAGCCTTTGCAGCCTTTGTGTTACATGTTATTAAATATAACGAACTGCCTTCGGGTTTAAGCTAAAATTAATAATTTGGTTAATTTGTTGCTTTGGTGAGGGACGTGAATGCGCTGACGCTGCGTTTCCGTTCTTCGGGATTTCTGACTGTGAGGCGTGTGTGAGAGATTATTATAGAATATCCTTATGTATCAAAACAaaattatcattatcatcattattattatttttattaatattattactaTAGTTTTTATTACTGCTACTGGTATTATTATTGAACGGTATCACTGCTGTTTGCTGATCAAAAACTTTGCACACAAAAATAGAAAAccagttaaataaaatatattttatatcttactgtacaaaaataaaaacctaaatATAATTTccacactttttaaaataaaactcaagtGATAGATCAGTGTTAAAAGGACTACATAACATAAAATTATACATTACATTCAAAATGTGCATGTGCATTTTGTAATAGAATAAAGACACATCGccttattttattatataatatattttctCAATTTTAATATCCTTTGTCTTGCATTGGAGAGAATAAATCAGATAAATGCAATTACATGGGTGCAATAACGGGCTGGGAAATAAGGGCTGGAAATATTTGTGTTGACTCTCTCTTCGCATGATTGAGTGAGGACGGTATTGAACTGAATCTGGAAAATCCTGCATATTGAAAACCTGTCTGCGTCCCCGTGGAGAGTAAACAGTATCATCTGACTGCAGATCAGTGTGATGATTCTCCTGCGACAAATAAAAAATTAGCAGAGAAGTGACAGCTCGGCGGCCAGCTGACATttgaagatatttttttttgagAAATCAAGTATATGAAACCCTCAAATGGCGCACAAATGTGCACACATCCACTCAGAAgtgcaaatataaaaataaaataaaaataaggtaATTAAAGTCCGCAGATCCTGCTAGTCCCGCGAGATTTAAAAGTTGAAAACAATGGTGTGGGATttgaacagaaaacaaagtcgGTAAATATTCTTTTATAATTTTCACCCCACATCTGATTTATACAGTAAATGATGGTGATGGATTAATATTAAACGACAtggttatttaattaattaaatgctgATTCGTTTTATGAGAATAATTTACTGCTGGGgtaaaattatatataaaaaagaagaaattaaatAGTTTATCATTTCGACAATTTAACAAGAtttcacataaatatgaaagCTCATTTAACAGAATTCAGTAAAAGCAAAATTTAACCGAAAAACCTCCAagaatattaatttttttaaaagaaagaaaatagacTCCCACCTGTTGTTTGTGGGAAAGCATCCGTATGGCCACCTGTCTGTACATTcacagtaataataaaaaaagaatcatgATTACAGCTATCACACATAACTCAAGCAATTATCACTGAAATCAATGATAATCACAGATAAGATTATCACTCTAACAATGGATCCACTCATAACAATAAATGGCGCGTGCAGACCAGGGCTgctattaaacaaaaaaaaaaagtaatgcgGGGTAAATTTCAGCTCCGTGCTCTCGGTCCTGCGCTTAAATGGCTGAGTGCTTTTAATTATCCAAAACCTCATAAGGAGCGTGATGATCACAGCCATCAGCCTCGGCTCATTATTGAATGTTCTTAGCGCTGCGCAGTTTCTTGGGTTCACTAATAACGAGCTGGGATGCTTTTCGAGCATCGCAGGCTGACACGGAtcttaaaaaaatgtctttaaaaaaaaatctctaattAACATGAAAATCCAAATTCCACTGCATGCATGAGAGTGTTGTGAGAGCTAATACAGCAGCTAGCTCCAAACGTTTCAGGCAGCAGAGAGTCTCGCGGACTTGAAGGTGGGATGTGGGCGAAGGTGTAACTGAGTTCAGGTTGAGTGTTATTGAAGGGCTGGAACAGAAATGCCTCGCAGCTGAGTCGCAGGAgaaggcaaacaaacaaattgtGCCGCTTTATCAGTATATTAACACCAATTCTCACTCATTACATTAAGGAGTATTGAGCAGGAAGTGTTTTGGCCTggcgagagagaaagagagagagagagtgagagctTGGCACTTCCCTGCAACCGAATGTCACAGTCTGCAGAGAGGGCCGTGTGGATATATATGCACACTGCTATCAATCTTTAGAGCAACAGCCCATGCAAAACAGCAGAGACGTCACTTAATAAACAGGCCGAAGCTTTAACGCCAAACTGCCCAATCACGCATGCTCCATGTGAAGAAGAGGGCAGCTACAAGCAGCCTGCATAGATTATTAGTGAGGACAGCACTGCATTCCAACAATAAAGGagaggcactgtgtgtgtgtgtgtgtgtgtgtgtgtgtgtgtgtgtgtgtgtgtacatataaaGGCACCCAACCGTAACccgtaaacatgtttattggtAAATTAATTAAATCAGCATACGCTGTTGACCTCGTCTCCTTTCCAGGGATCACAAACAGGGCCAACCGGAGAAGTTTAGAAAACAAGCAGGACTGTTTCTTTATGCAGATGTGTAATCGTGGTTTCATACAGGCACAATATTAGGCGGTTTGACTTTCTCATTATGAGCAGGAAGGGCAGCGATGATCGATAAATGATTAATGCTCCAGATGAGCTCACATCTGCAGGGATCGAGGAGGCCTCGTGAAGACAGCTGTGAATATTCAGCCTGGCGCAGAAATCGCAGCTGAAGCGGGTGATGATAATTTACTCCTTTTCCTGCTCGGgtttcagcagcacagaaagctGGATCATCACTCCGCTTCCTGCCCGGTGCGCTCTCCCGTCTCCAGCCCCCTTCATGAATCTCCTCTCCAGGCCCACTCCCCCCTCCGAGGCATAATTAATTGGACGAAGTGAATTTCACACACGAATTATTCACGAATCTATCGATCGATATTGAACACCCAGGGCCTTTCTCTTAACCTCGCTTGGTTTGTCGTGAAGCAAAGAATATTAATGTCATCAGTGGAAAAGAAATGGGTCTAACTTATACCGTTTTCATCCGCGCATAAAGGCATTATTAAAGAATTCCAGATGTCTGGAGGCACGGGCCAGTCTGCGGGGACATTCGTTGACATTCATGAGGATTAACTGGACTTCCACTGCGTGTACATATTCATGGACAATGATATTACACCTGTGTAGCCTGTATATGATGTATGTGTGTAAAATAGCGGCACGCGGGACAAACGTGGCTGTGAGAATCAATCTTTCTATGTTAGCGAGGAGCTTGAGGGATTCTTCCAAAGTAGGTCAGCTCCTGCTCTCAGCTCCGAAGCGAGAAATAGAAAtctcatttctctttttatcaGCATCACGCGCACCTCGGAAAACACCCAGCGCCAAATCAGGATTTCTGCTGCTGTCCGGCTGCTCTTTGTGCATGAGTTTATGTCCGTCTCTCTGCTCGGTGCCTACTGTAGCTCTAAAAGCTGCAATGatcgattttttttcttttctacgcCGAGCTTGGTTCAGTAATCAGGGCCCCCTTCCTCACCGATCGATCGATATCGATTACTAAATCCAGCGCCTGTAGCAAAGGCAGCGCACTATGGCGCCCCGTGCAGCCGGGCCACGACGAGAGCGACACCTACCGACCGAAACGGAACAAAGCAAGCGGTCGATGAGGTGGCAGAACGTGACTATCCGgtggagaagatgtggagagAGGCCGGGACTGTGTCAGCTTGCTGTGGAGGCACATTAAGAGAGAAACACTCGTCCTGCTGACTCTGCATCTTCCCCACGCACAGGTGCACTCGCGGCGAAAACGTTTGGATGTGTGTTTCTTACCTTTTAGGCATTGGAGAGAACATTTAAGCATTAGGAACTCTTTGAGATATGATGCGGTTTGACAAATCGTAATACAAATAaatgggaaaacattttttaaagcgTTTAAAACATTAAAGCTGTTGTATTTGGCTGGATGGGATTTTTACAGGGTCCTGTTTTTGTGACACATATTAATGCATGTGAATGCACAGTGTGAAGTGTGGAGGCTTCcggtgaaaattaaaaaaagaaagctacTAATAAAACTTGGTAACTGCACACAATAATTTTGCATTTAAGATATATCACGAGAGGTTGTGTGTGTTTCCGTGTTTATCCATGCATATGTGTGCATGGTGACACATCTGGACAAACCACAGAAGAATAAAGTTAGACACTAGGAGGAAGTAAATCTGCTCAGACCAGCTGGAAGCTGCATAAGATAAATGGAGAACTGAGTGT
Coding sequences within:
- the onecut3a gene encoding hepatocyte nuclear factor 6 isoform X1, with product MELTMENIGNLHGVSHSHQTSDLMNSPHARQSSASHRNLVSHGRSAMVSSMASILEGAGDYRPDHALSGPLHPAMTMSCDSGMSLSSTYTTLTPLQHLPPISTVSEKFHHPHPHAHHHPAHQRLAAGNVSGSFTLMRDDRSLASMSNLYGHYPKDMSGMGQPLSPLSNGLGSLHSSQQTLSAYGPGAHLSNDKMLSSGGFESHAAMLSRGEEHLARGLGGHGGGLMTSLNGIHHHSHPHSQANGSMLSDRDRQTVVGGGQGAGSGQVEEINTKEVAQRITAELKRYSIPQAIFAQRILCRSQGTLSDLLRNPKPWSKLKSGRETFRRMWKWLQEPEFQRMSALRLAASHFHSHPSHLYHPHQACKRKEQEQHKDRNTAPKKQRLVFTDLQRRTLIAIFKENKRPSKEMQITISQQLGLELSTVSNFFMNARRRCVDRWHDDHGTSPGQPGTSATTFSKA
- the onecut3a gene encoding hepatocyte nuclear factor 6 isoform X2, giving the protein MELTMENIGNLHGVSHSHQTSDLMNSPHARQSSASHRNLVSHGRSAMVSSMASILEGAGDYRPDHALSGPLHPAMTMSCDSGMSLSSTYTTLTPLQHLPPISTVSEKFHHPHPHAHHHPAHQRLAAGNVSGSFTLMRDDRSLASMSNLYGHYPKDMSGMGQPLSPLSNGLGSLHSSQQTLSAYGPGAHLSNDKMLSSGGFESHAAMLSRGEEHLARGLGGHGGGLMTSLNGIHHHSHPHSQANGSMLSDRDRQTVVGGGQGAGSGQVEEINTKEVAQRITAELKRYSIPQAIFAQRILCRSQGTLSDLLRNPKPWSKLKSGRETFRRMWKWLQEPEFQRMSALRLAACKRKEQEQHKDRNTAPKKQRLVFTDLQRRTLIAIFKENKRPSKEMQITISQQLGLELSTVSNFFMNARRRCVDRWHDDHGTSPGQPGTSATTFSKA